In Pseudofrankia saprophytica, one genomic interval encodes:
- a CDS encoding response regulator gives MTITVVLVDDQPLIRMGFRMLLNASPDIQVVGEAGDGATGVTITKELAPDVVLMDIRMPGTDGVAATRRICADATASRVLVLTTFDLDEYAFAALRAGASGFLLKDVRPEELLDAVRAIAAGDAVVSPRVTRELLNQHAASLRLGDEATTEADPTDALTRREREVLLEIAAGLNNAEIAQRLVLSEATVKTHITRILAKLDLRDRVQAVIFAYQHGLLRHDTR, from the coding sequence GTGACCATCACCGTCGTCCTCGTGGACGACCAGCCGCTGATACGGATGGGTTTCCGGATGCTGCTCAACGCCAGCCCCGACATCCAGGTGGTCGGCGAGGCCGGTGACGGGGCCACCGGGGTGACCATCACCAAGGAGCTCGCGCCGGATGTCGTGCTCATGGACATCCGGATGCCCGGCACGGACGGCGTGGCGGCCACCCGCCGGATCTGCGCGGACGCGACCGCCAGCCGGGTCCTGGTCCTAACCACGTTCGACCTCGACGAATACGCGTTCGCCGCGCTCAGGGCCGGCGCAAGCGGATTCCTCCTCAAGGACGTGCGCCCGGAGGAACTCCTCGACGCCGTGCGGGCCATCGCCGCCGGCGACGCGGTTGTCTCTCCCCGGGTCACCAGAGAACTTCTCAACCAGCACGCGGCCAGCCTGCGCCTCGGCGACGAAGCCACAACGGAAGCCGACCCGACGGACGCGCTCACCCGGCGGGAGCGGGAAGTGCTCCTCGAGATCGCGGCCGGGCTGAACAATGCGGAGATCGCGCAGCGCCTGGTGCTATCCGAGGCGACCGTCAAGACTCATATCACCCGCATTCTCGCCAAACTCGACCTACGCGACCGGGTTCAGGCCGTCATCTTCGCCTATCAACACGGCCTACTGCGCCACGACACCCGGTAG
- a CDS encoding sensor histidine kinase: MDGGARWWATAQRRWPWLTDVAILGFLELDTIADWVQHRFPWWAWLLAQALIMPLLLRRRHPLAVFTVIAALVVVQDLTRVHLTAAYALLVAVYTIGTHGRDRFRAASAVLVESVVVVASIQLRPLGGSLVGSLVFLNSIVAAAFFLGTTVRNRRRYQISLEDRARRAELERDQQAQLAAVAERTRIAREMHDVIAHSLSVVIRLADAAVAVNGTDHGEANTAMEQVATTSRQALTEVRRLLGVLREPTPSGAPPVIDLAPLPRLDQLEKLLDDIRATGLPIRLVTTGTPPQLLDTAEATIFRLVQESVTNVIKHAVHATHVDVELCWQPDEVGITVRDDGVPRAVGTTPGGHGLRGMVERVTLYDGSLTWGPAWPRGWELRATMRLDRAAA, from the coding sequence ATGGACGGCGGGGCGAGGTGGTGGGCGACCGCGCAGAGACGGTGGCCGTGGCTCACCGACGTCGCCATCCTGGGGTTCCTCGAGCTCGACACCATCGCCGACTGGGTCCAGCACCGATTTCCCTGGTGGGCCTGGCTGCTGGCACAGGCGCTGATCATGCCGCTGCTCCTGCGTCGGCGCCACCCATTGGCGGTGTTCACCGTCATCGCCGCGTTGGTCGTCGTCCAGGACCTGACCCGGGTGCATCTGACGGCGGCCTACGCGCTGCTCGTCGCGGTCTACACGATCGGCACGCACGGAAGAGATCGCTTCCGGGCGGCGAGCGCGGTGCTGGTCGAATCCGTCGTCGTCGTCGCGTCGATCCAGCTCAGGCCGCTCGGCGGAAGCCTGGTCGGCTCCCTGGTGTTCCTCAACAGCATCGTCGCCGCGGCGTTCTTTCTCGGCACGACCGTGCGCAACCGCCGTCGATACCAGATTTCGCTGGAGGACCGGGCGCGGCGGGCGGAGCTGGAGCGTGACCAGCAGGCGCAGCTCGCCGCGGTCGCCGAACGGACTCGCATTGCCCGGGAGATGCACGATGTCATCGCGCACAGTCTGTCCGTGGTGATCCGGCTGGCGGACGCCGCCGTCGCCGTCAACGGGACCGACCACGGCGAGGCGAACACCGCCATGGAACAGGTGGCGACCACCAGTCGCCAGGCGCTCACCGAGGTCCGCCGACTACTCGGCGTCCTGCGAGAGCCGACCCCGTCGGGCGCGCCCCCCGTCATCGACCTGGCGCCGCTGCCTCGGCTGGACCAGCTGGAGAAACTGCTTGACGACATTCGCGCCACCGGGCTTCCCATCCGGCTCGTCACGACAGGCACCCCGCCCCAGCTGCTGGACACGGCCGAGGCCACCATCTTCCGTCTCGTCCAGGAGAGCGTCACGAACGTCATCAAGCACGCCGTGCACGCGACCCACGTCGACGTCGAGCTGTGCTGGCAGCCCGACGAGGTGGGCATCACGGTCCGCGACGACGGGGTGCCGCGGGCGGTCGGGACGACGCCCGGCGGCCACGGGCTGCGGGGCATGGTCGAACGCGTCACCCTGTACGACGGCAGCCTGACCTGGGGGCCTGCATGGCCGCGCGGCTGGGAGCTGCGCGCCACCATGCGACTGGACCGGGCGGCGGCGTGA
- a CDS encoding ABC transporter permease subunit: MTAQTITGRVGRPVPVKPVRIQHVIHSEWVKISTLRSTWYVLVATVIGMVGIGAIAAAVGAAHWGSMSAANRATFSAVDTSLTGVALAQMIISVLGVLLVTGEYSTGMIRSSLSAVPRRLKMLAAKLVVAGALSVAVSVAGGIVALLVGKALLGSHGALDGSDAVRSLLGSAFYLMSITVFAGAVGFIVRSTAGGIAAVLGLLLVLPVLGAVLPQSWQNELLPFLPTNAGNAAYAMHPYDNSLSAGAGFVTLCVWMVVASVTAALLLRKRDA; encoded by the coding sequence GTGACCGCTCAGACCATCACCGGAAGAGTCGGGAGGCCCGTTCCCGTCAAGCCTGTCCGGATCCAGCACGTCATTCATTCGGAATGGGTGAAAATATCGACGCTGCGTTCGACGTGGTACGTGCTCGTCGCGACCGTCATCGGGATGGTCGGGATCGGGGCGATCGCCGCCGCGGTCGGCGCCGCCCACTGGGGTTCTATGAGCGCCGCGAACCGGGCCACGTTCAGCGCCGTCGACACCAGCCTCACCGGCGTCGCGCTCGCCCAGATGATTATCTCGGTCCTCGGTGTGCTGCTGGTGACCGGTGAGTACTCCACCGGGATGATCCGGTCCTCGTTGTCGGCCGTTCCGCGCCGGCTCAAGATGCTGGCGGCCAAGCTCGTCGTGGCGGGGGCGCTCTCGGTGGCGGTCAGTGTCGCCGGTGGCATCGTGGCGCTGCTGGTCGGCAAGGCGCTGCTGGGCTCGCACGGCGCGCTGGACGGCTCGGACGCCGTGAGATCGTTGCTCGGTTCCGCGTTCTACCTCATGTCGATCACTGTGTTCGCAGGCGCGGTCGGCTTCATCGTCCGCTCGACCGCTGGGGGCATCGCCGCCGTCCTCGGGCTGCTTCTGGTGCTTCCTGTTCTGGGAGCGGTGCTCCCGCAGAGCTGGCAAAACGAGCTCCTGCCGTTCCTGCCGACCAACGCCGGCAACGCTGCCTACGCGATGCACCCGTATGACAACTCTCTGTCTGCGGGAGCTGGGTTCGTCACACTCTGTGTATGGATGGTCGTCGCGTCCGTCACGGCAGCCCTGCTGCTGCGCAAGCGCGACGCATAG
- a CDS encoding ABC transporter ATP-binding protein, whose protein sequence is MIEASGLSKRYGEKMVVDNLSFTARPGRVTGFLGPNGAGKSTTMRLILGLDHPTSGTVTVNGRPYVEHPTPLKQLGALLEARAVHTSRSAYNHLRALAATHAIPDWRVSEVIDQVGLSEVAHKRAGAFSLGMGQRLGIASALLADPAVIMLDEPVNGLDPEGVRWVRSLLRDLAKEGRTVLLSSHLMSEMELTADHLIIVGRGRLLADMSMEEMHRAAATDDVLVRTADAERLRQAVAGPGVTVTSSERQVLEIAGLTSHQIGKTAASLGLVLDELTPRRETLEEVFLRLTADATDFHAGAQNTNAQHARARRIGVRLPAHRKAKK, encoded by the coding sequence GTGATCGAAGCCAGCGGGCTAAGTAAACGGTATGGCGAGAAGATGGTCGTCGATAACCTCTCGTTCACCGCCCGGCCAGGCCGAGTCACCGGCTTCCTCGGGCCGAACGGCGCCGGGAAGTCGACGACGATGCGCCTCATCCTCGGGTTGGACCACCCCACGTCCGGCACCGTGACGGTCAACGGCCGGCCCTACGTCGAGCACCCAACGCCGCTGAAGCAGCTCGGCGCGCTGTTGGAGGCACGGGCCGTGCACACCTCACGGTCCGCCTACAACCACCTCCGGGCGCTGGCCGCGACACACGCCATCCCGGATTGGCGGGTCTCGGAGGTGATCGACCAGGTCGGCTTGAGCGAGGTCGCGCACAAGCGCGCCGGAGCGTTCTCGCTGGGCATGGGCCAACGGCTCGGCATCGCCTCCGCGCTGCTCGCCGATCCCGCCGTGATCATGCTCGACGAGCCGGTCAACGGGCTCGACCCCGAGGGCGTGCGCTGGGTTCGGAGCCTGCTGCGCGACCTCGCGAAGGAGGGCCGCACGGTGCTGCTGTCGAGCCACCTCATGAGCGAGATGGAGCTGACCGCCGACCATCTGATCATCGTGGGCCGCGGCCGGCTGCTGGCCGACATGTCCATGGAGGAGATGCACCGCGCGGCCGCGACCGACGATGTGCTGGTCCGTACCGCGGACGCCGAACGGCTGCGCCAGGCCGTCGCCGGGCCGGGCGTGACGGTGACGTCGAGCGAGCGCCAGGTGCTTGAGATCGCCGGGCTCACCTCGCACCAGATCGGCAAGACCGCGGCCAGCCTCGGCCTGGTCCTCGACGAGCTGACACCCCGGCGAGAAACTCTTGAGGAAGTCTTCCTGAGGCTCACAGCCGACGCCACGGACTTTCACGCCGGTGCGCAGAACACCAACGCTCAGCATGCCAGAGCTCGGCGCATCGGCGTTCGCCTCCCGGCTCACCGAAAGGCAAAGAAGTGA
- a CDS encoding DUF4352 domain-containing protein, which yields MGALLVLAMAACWLSAIALGGRPSNAPTREAASPSASPRLTPAGAAPSATAPAGAFQDGPLEFTVDKVECGVTQLGEGFLAWRPNGQFCLVAVTARDVDSAAPQLRSSDQYGFDSAGGRHTADFAARLYEPGETIWRPVSPGSSTARSASTFPSRPRSNG from the coding sequence GTGGGCGCTCTGCTGGTGCTGGCGATGGCGGCCTGCTGGCTGTCCGCCATCGCGCTGGGCGGCCGGCCCTCGAACGCGCCCACCAGGGAAGCGGCGAGCCCGTCGGCCAGCCCGAGGCTCACGCCGGCCGGCGCGGCGCCGAGCGCGACAGCGCCGGCCGGCGCCTTCCAGGACGGGCCGCTGGAATTCACGGTGGACAAGGTCGAGTGCGGGGTAACGCAACTCGGCGAGGGCTTCCTGGCCTGGCGTCCCAACGGCCAGTTCTGTCTCGTCGCCGTGACAGCCCGCGACGTCGACTCCGCCGCCCCGCAGCTGCGGAGCTCCGACCAGTACGGCTTCGACTCGGCGGGCGGCCGGCACACGGCCGACTTCGCGGCACGCTTGTACGAGCCCGGCGAGACGATCTGGAGACCGGTGAGCCCCGGCTCATCAACGGCACGCTCGGCTTCGACGTTCCCGAGCAGACCACGCTCCAACGGCTAG
- a CDS encoding TetR/AcrR family transcriptional regulator gives MPEPRRRISSGPISGERRPGGRDRLNAKGSATRQVLLETAERLFAEHGIAMVPLRDVAVAAGQRNNAAVQYYFGDRESLLREITSYRAAASEASRVRALADLLAGDGKPQVHDLVDAFVRSLAGHVEEDNHYLGFLSRYIVERGGYAGLEGVVSPTTVEAFTSLLYELLPGHERPVLDERWMLVMTTTVHTLSRYQISMRTDTAQASVRDLLGDLVEFLAGGLAAPCRQPAAPARLPD, from the coding sequence ATGCCAGAACCTCGACGTCGAATCTCGAGCGGTCCGATCTCGGGGGAGAGACGGCCGGGCGGCCGAGACCGGCTCAACGCCAAGGGCTCCGCGACCCGCCAGGTGCTACTGGAGACGGCCGAGCGGTTGTTTGCCGAGCACGGAATCGCGATGGTCCCGTTGCGCGACGTGGCTGTCGCCGCAGGCCAGCGGAACAACGCCGCGGTCCAGTACTACTTTGGTGATCGCGAAAGCCTGCTACGCGAGATCACCTCGTACCGCGCCGCGGCGAGCGAGGCGAGTCGAGTCAGGGCACTCGCCGATCTGCTGGCCGGCGACGGGAAGCCGCAGGTTCACGACCTCGTCGACGCGTTCGTCCGGTCGCTGGCCGGTCACGTCGAGGAGGACAATCACTACCTCGGGTTCCTCTCACGCTACATCGTGGAGCGCGGCGGGTACGCCGGCCTCGAGGGAGTGGTCTCCCCGACCACGGTCGAGGCGTTCACGAGCCTGCTGTACGAGCTACTGCCCGGACATGAACGGCCCGTTCTGGACGAACGCTGGATGCTCGTGATGACGACGACCGTCCACACGCTGTCCCGCTACCAGATCAGCATGCGCACGGATACGGCGCAGGCGTCGGTCCGGGACCTCCTCGGCGATCTGGTCGAGTTCCTCGCGGGCGGCCTAGCAGCGCCCTGCCGGCAGCCGGCCGCTCCGGCACGGTTGCCGGACTGA
- a CDS encoding amidohydrolase family protein — translation MNVDDLILVSVDDHVVEPAHLFRGRLPRKYSDKAPLFVRRDDGTMAWRYEGLEIPNVALNAVAGRPMDEYGREPTTIEEIRSGCYDIGARVLDMNANGVLASMCFPSFPRFCGQLFAEAGSDRDQAAAMVRAYNDWHVDEWAGTYPGRILPLGLPMMWDAQASAEEVRRLAHKGCHAVTFSSNPHALGLPSLYTDYWDPFFAACEEEGTVVCMHLGSSSTVPTTSPDAPIECVYSLSPVNLIEAAADLVWSPLFRKFPALRVALSEGGIGWIPYFTERIDYIYRHTRHWSGMDLRDALPSEIFNEHVILCFIDDRVGVENRHHLNLDNITWECDYPHSDTTWPHSPERAMEYLGGLADDEINKITHLNALRHFGFDAFSHVPRDRATVGALREQAAGWDVSIRSTRQLRAGARSGF, via the coding sequence GTGAATGTTGATGATCTCATTCTTGTGAGTGTCGACGATCATGTCGTCGAACCGGCTCATCTTTTCCGCGGCCGGTTGCCCCGGAAATATTCGGACAAGGCGCCGCTTTTCGTCCGCCGCGACGACGGCACGATGGCCTGGCGCTACGAGGGCCTGGAGATCCCGAACGTCGCGCTCAACGCGGTGGCCGGCCGCCCGATGGACGAGTACGGCCGGGAGCCGACCACGATCGAGGAGATCCGGTCCGGCTGCTATGACATCGGCGCCCGGGTGCTCGACATGAACGCCAACGGCGTGCTCGCATCGATGTGCTTCCCGTCGTTCCCGCGGTTCTGTGGCCAGCTGTTCGCCGAGGCCGGCTCGGACCGCGACCAGGCTGCGGCGATGGTGCGTGCCTACAACGACTGGCATGTCGACGAGTGGGCTGGGACCTATCCGGGCCGGATCCTTCCGCTGGGCCTGCCGATGATGTGGGACGCACAGGCCTCGGCCGAGGAGGTCCGCCGGCTCGCTCACAAGGGCTGCCACGCGGTTACGTTCTCCTCCAACCCGCACGCTCTCGGCCTGCCCAGCCTCTACACCGACTACTGGGACCCGTTCTTCGCCGCCTGCGAGGAGGAGGGAACGGTCGTCTGCATGCATCTGGGCTCGTCCTCCACGGTGCCCACGACCTCGCCGGACGCCCCTATCGAGTGCGTCTACTCGCTATCCCCCGTCAACCTGATCGAGGCGGCGGCAGACCTCGTCTGGAGCCCGCTGTTCCGGAAGTTCCCCGCGCTGCGGGTTGCGCTCTCCGAGGGCGGCATCGGCTGGATCCCCTACTTCACCGAGCGCATCGACTACATCTACCGGCATACCCGGCACTGGTCGGGGATGGACCTGCGCGACGCGCTCCCGTCCGAGATCTTCAACGAGCATGTCATCCTCTGCTTCATCGACGACCGCGTCGGCGTCGAGAACCGACACCATCTGAACCTCGACAACATCACCTGGGAGTGCGACTACCCGCACTCGGACACCACCTGGCCGCACTCACCCGAGCGCGCCATGGAATACCTCGGCGGCCTAGCCGACGACGAGATCAACAAGATCACCCACCTGAACGCGCTGCGCCACTTCGGATTCGACGCGTTCTCCCACGTTCCGCGCGACCGGGCGACCGTCGGCGCGCTGCGGGAGCAGGCCGCCGGCTGGGACGTCAGCATAAGGTCGACCAGGCAGCTGCGGGCCGGCGCCCGGAGCGGGTTCTAG
- a CDS encoding CaiB/BaiF CoA transferase family protein — translation MREVLRGVKVVEVAQWWLAPSAATLLAEWGADVVKIEHPLHGDPLRGLTTSGILPGEFGINFMFEQANHNKRSFGVDLAQPEGRELLDGLIREADVFVTSFLPQVRKRLRLDVDDVRATNPGIIYARAHGAGDRGAERERGGYDSALFWARGGIAHHLTPPGATAPVGPRPSFGDGISGLSLAGAIAAALFGRERNGEPSVIDVSLLGTAAWVMGPDIGAAALTGDGLPPLRRQEAVNPLSSCFQTADGRWIWFAMLQANRYWPEFCACLDRPDLAEDSRFITASDRAANVGACMAELDEVFASRPLHEWRARLDGLTGVWAVVQSASELLDDPQIVANGYLPEVDYGSARHRLVAGPAQFDEQPPSLSPAPAAGEHTDEILAALGADWDRVVHLKIKGVVN, via the coding sequence GTGCGCGAGGTCCTGCGCGGCGTCAAGGTGGTCGAGGTCGCGCAGTGGTGGCTCGCGCCGTCCGCCGCGACGCTGCTCGCCGAGTGGGGCGCCGATGTCGTCAAGATCGAGCACCCGCTGCACGGTGACCCCCTGCGCGGTCTGACGACCTCGGGCATCCTGCCCGGCGAGTTCGGGATCAACTTCATGTTCGAGCAGGCGAACCACAACAAGCGCAGCTTCGGGGTCGACCTGGCCCAGCCGGAGGGGCGCGAGCTGCTGGATGGCCTTATCCGCGAGGCGGACGTCTTCGTGACGAGCTTCCTCCCGCAGGTCCGCAAGCGCCTACGGCTCGACGTCGATGACGTGCGCGCGACCAACCCTGGCATCATCTACGCCCGGGCGCACGGCGCTGGCGACCGCGGAGCGGAGCGCGAACGCGGCGGTTACGACTCAGCGCTGTTCTGGGCACGCGGCGGGATCGCGCATCACCTCACGCCGCCGGGCGCGACGGCGCCCGTCGGACCGCGCCCGTCGTTCGGCGACGGGATCAGCGGCCTGTCGCTGGCGGGCGCGATCGCCGCGGCGCTGTTCGGCCGGGAGCGGAACGGTGAGCCGTCGGTCATCGACGTGTCTCTGCTAGGTACCGCCGCCTGGGTGATGGGACCGGACATCGGCGCCGCGGCGCTCACCGGTGACGGCCTGCCGCCACTGCGCCGGCAGGAGGCGGTCAACCCACTCAGTAGCTGTTTCCAGACGGCCGACGGGCGCTGGATCTGGTTCGCCATGCTGCAGGCCAACCGCTACTGGCCCGAGTTCTGCGCATGCCTGGACCGGCCCGACCTGGCCGAGGACAGCCGTTTCATCACGGCTTCGGACCGGGCGGCCAACGTCGGGGCGTGCATGGCCGAGCTGGACGAGGTGTTCGCCTCCCGTCCGCTGCACGAGTGGCGCGCGCGCCTCGACGGCCTGACCGGCGTCTGGGCGGTCGTGCAGTCGGCCTCGGAGCTGCTCGACGATCCGCAGATCGTGGCGAACGGCTATCTCCCGGAGGTCGACTACGGATCGGCCCGGCATCGGCTCGTCGCTGGTCCGGCCCAGTTCGACGAGCAGCCGCCGAGCCTCTCGCCGGCGCCCGCGGCCGGGGAGCACACCGACGAGATCCTGGCGGCGCTCGGTGCCGACTGGGATCGCGTCGTGCACCTCAAGATCAAGGGCGTTGTCAACTGA
- a CDS encoding Zn-ribbon domain-containing OB-fold protein, producing MTQQTAVGSGAARPVPRPDEISRFFWEGAAAGRLVLQRCVACRKLQYPPDVCCLRCQSEKLEHTDVSGRGFLYSYAVVARPLHTGFVGAVPYVVALVELVEQAGLRLVANLVDVPESAPLTCGLPVEVVFEWRLTVSLPQFRLATAAR from the coding sequence GTGACACAGCAGACGGCGGTCGGTTCCGGGGCCGCTCGCCCGGTCCCGCGGCCCGACGAGATCTCGCGCTTCTTCTGGGAAGGGGCGGCAGCCGGCCGGCTTGTTTTACAGCGGTGCGTGGCGTGCCGGAAACTACAGTATCCGCCGGACGTGTGCTGCCTGCGCTGCCAGTCCGAGAAGCTCGAGCACACCGACGTCAGCGGTAGGGGCTTCCTTTACTCGTACGCGGTCGTCGCCCGCCCGCTGCACACGGGCTTCGTCGGCGCGGTTCCCTACGTCGTCGCGCTCGTCGAGCTCGTCGAACAGGCCGGCCTGCGGCTGGTCGCCAACTTGGTGGACGTGCCGGAATCAGCACCGCTGACCTGCGGGCTGCCGGTCGAGGTCGTCTTCGAATGGCGTCTCACAGTCTCCCTGCCGCAGTTCCGGCTCGCGACGGCGGCCCGGTGA
- a CDS encoding thiolase C-terminal domain-containing protein, with translation MSSLARDVAVVGVGYSGLSRAGEPEPASLLLGAVTSALADAGLTSADVDGIFEYKFGPESPGAQDAARMLGIPDLAAFADIMPTNPSGLGGVLAGVMAVASGACETALVFRCLTKAAGHTGGVADGPREIPGRNQFLTPYGYLGGILVEMALKKRRWLAEYGRSEADFGHIAVNARRWSALNPRAVLREPITMDDYLSSRAVVEPLRLLDCDYPINGTVATVITTAERAADLRQTPVLIDAMSYGTGRGADWTFHTDYLYGGTFDCAHRLWQRSSVTLDDVDVAQVYDGFTSVTLSWLEALGVCGRGEFGEWIGDGSRVGPGGDFPMNTAGGQLAEGRLHGVSFLNEAVLQLRGQCGERQVPDAKVAVVASGLYLQCGAMILTRG, from the coding sequence GTGAGCTCGCTGGCTCGTGACGTCGCGGTCGTCGGTGTCGGATACTCCGGGCTGTCGAGGGCTGGCGAGCCGGAGCCTGCGTCGCTGCTGCTGGGCGCGGTGACCAGCGCTCTGGCCGACGCGGGGCTCACCAGCGCGGACGTCGACGGCATCTTCGAGTACAAGTTCGGGCCGGAGTCCCCCGGCGCCCAGGACGCCGCCCGGATGCTGGGCATCCCCGATCTCGCCGCGTTCGCCGACATCATGCCGACGAACCCGTCCGGCCTGGGCGGCGTGCTCGCCGGCGTCATGGCCGTCGCGTCGGGTGCCTGCGAGACGGCCCTGGTCTTCCGGTGCCTGACTAAAGCGGCCGGGCACACCGGCGGGGTCGCCGACGGGCCGCGGGAGATTCCCGGCCGCAACCAGTTCCTCACCCCTTACGGATATCTTGGCGGCATCCTCGTCGAGATGGCGCTGAAGAAGCGGCGCTGGCTGGCCGAGTACGGCCGGTCGGAGGCGGACTTCGGGCACATCGCGGTCAACGCCCGGCGGTGGTCGGCGCTCAACCCGCGGGCGGTGCTTCGTGAGCCGATCACCATGGATGACTACCTGTCGTCGCGGGCCGTCGTCGAGCCACTGCGCCTGCTGGACTGCGACTACCCGATCAACGGCACGGTCGCCACGGTCATCACCACCGCCGAACGGGCCGCGGACCTACGCCAGACCCCGGTGCTCATCGACGCGATGTCGTACGGAACCGGGCGCGGCGCGGACTGGACGTTCCACACCGACTACCTCTACGGCGGCACCTTCGACTGTGCGCACCGCCTCTGGCAGCGTTCGTCGGTCACGCTCGACGACGTCGACGTCGCCCAGGTCTACGACGGCTTCACATCGGTGACGCTGTCCTGGCTCGAGGCGCTCGGCGTCTGCGGCCGCGGCGAGTTCGGCGAGTGGATCGGCGACGGCTCACGCGTCGGGCCGGGCGGCGACTTTCCAATGAACACCGCCGGGGGCCAGCTCGCCGAGGGACGGCTGCACGGGGTCAGCTTCCTCAACGAGGCGGTGCTGCAGCTGCGCGGGCAGTGCGGCGAGCGGCAGGTGCCGGACGCCAAGGTCGCAGTCGTGGCCAGCGGCCTCTACCTCCAGTGCGGAGCCATGATTCTCACCCGCGGGTGA
- a CDS encoding SDR family oxidoreductase, whose translation MDVAGKIAVVTGSGNGIGEAIARRLAADGAQVVVTDIEPESVERVASEIGTVGLATDLKSEANVKAVAQLARDTYGRIDIWHSNAGIAGPPPPDSLQNDGLWNTMWQLHVLAHLYAAREVLPEMVARGDGYLLQTASSVALSTQPEKAEYAVTKHAALALSEWLAVRYRPQGVKVSCFCPGAMLTRMLAESGFPEDHPVMKMALTPEQVAEVVVRGLADERFLILTDPADAQSLVDKGTDYDEWVARLSRPIR comes from the coding sequence ATGGACGTGGCGGGCAAAATCGCGGTCGTGACCGGTTCGGGAAACGGCATCGGCGAGGCGATCGCGCGACGGCTGGCCGCCGACGGCGCCCAGGTCGTCGTCACCGACATCGAGCCCGAGAGCGTCGAGCGGGTGGCCAGCGAGATCGGGACCGTCGGCCTCGCCACGGACCTGAAGTCGGAGGCCAACGTCAAGGCCGTCGCACAACTCGCGCGCGACACCTACGGGCGCATCGACATCTGGCACTCGAACGCCGGCATCGCGGGCCCGCCGCCGCCGGACAGCCTCCAGAATGACGGCCTCTGGAACACCATGTGGCAGCTGCACGTGCTGGCCCACCTCTACGCCGCCCGCGAGGTACTGCCCGAGATGGTCGCGCGTGGGGACGGCTACCTGCTCCAGACGGCGTCCTCCGTCGCGCTGTCCACCCAGCCGGAGAAGGCGGAGTACGCGGTCACCAAGCACGCCGCGCTCGCGCTGTCGGAATGGCTGGCCGTCCGCTACCGGCCCCAGGGCGTGAAGGTCTCGTGCTTCTGCCCGGGCGCGATGCTGACCCGCATGCTGGCCGAGAGCGGCTTTCCCGAGGACCACCCGGTGATGAAGATGGCGCTCACGCCGGAGCAGGTCGCGGAGGTTGTCGTACGCGGCCTGGCGGACGAGCGGTTCCTCATTCTGACCGATCCCGCGGACGCCCAGTCGCTGGTCGACAAGGGGACCGACTACGACGAGTGGGTGGCGCGCCTCTCCCGCCCCATCCGCTAG